Below is a genomic region from Helianthus annuus cultivar XRQ/B chromosome 2, HanXRQr2.0-SUNRISE, whole genome shotgun sequence.
TCCACGGAAGAACATTCATGACCTGCTTCACACTTTCCattaatatatattttgtttatATAAAGCTCCATAATTGGTATTAAGATACAGAGAGAGGCATACATACCTGAAGCATGGATTGCAATAACCTTAACATCTTTTTCTCATTGAAGGCAGTCTGCCTTAGGCAGAGGGCTAAAGAGTAACGGCATTCCCTCCCATAACAAGAACCCACACTCTAAAGCATATTGTGAGTCATGTCCAATTTTGAAGTTTGGTGCATACTTAGAAATTTCATACTCCTGTGTTGGTGATGTTTCTGTTAGACCATATGATCCGCTTTTCCTTGCGACCAGTCTAACTCCAACCCCACTACACACGTAGTCATGTAAATGTATTGAAAACAAAACCTCTTGGTATATCTCATTCCACCATGCAGTGTGTCTTAACGAAGCAAATGAAACATACCAAACACTTGTAATTCTATCATTATCACCTTCCTCCCAAATCACATCATCTGCATAATACATACCCCCACTCATCATATGATCCATACTCATCACTATAGAAGAATGGTAATCAGAAAACTCGGCTGTTACAACAGCGCACATTAAAAATCCACAAAAGTCACTGCACCAATTCTTTGGAAGTTTCAATCTACATGTTCCCCCTCTAACAAGAGGAGGCATAAACTCCTTTGCAATCCCAAGGCCTTCAACACAGAGAAACATACTCTGATTCTCAATAGTCTTTGCCTGTTTAATGAACACAAATTATTACATCCTATTTACCATTAATATTGTCTATATATATGAAGTTTATTTTGTTGACATTGAAAAACGTAGAGATCGAGCCATACATACCTGAAGCATGGAATCTAGTAATCTCTCGCCTTCAATTAGAACACCCTTCATAATTGAGACATGACATAATCGTTTACAATTTGTATAAAGATCTCCAACGGTTGCAAGTGATTTGCAAGAGTCTGCTTCAAGAATAACAATACCTGATGGGAGCTTGGGCAATTCAACAAGTTGATTGCAATCATTCAAGCGGAGAAGTTCGAGTCGCGTAAGTTGCGAGAAGCTGATATGTAACCGTGTAAAATCATTCCCGCTTAGATCTAATTCTAGTAAGTTGTATAACTCACCAATACCAGACGGGATTTCTCCATCTCTCAAACCGCACCCACGTAGATCCAACTTTCGTAACTGCGGGAAAACAAACTGCAACCAAATAGAAAGACGACTTCCATACCAATGTCTTAAAGATATACGAAGACCGTCTGGCATCTTCATATAATCTAATCCATTTAATGTGAAATCTTCCAAATGTTTCAATCCATAAAAGTTGACGTCTATGCTCTTTAAAAAGAAACAACGCCACAGACGTAGCGATACAAGGTTGGCACATCTTTCTCCAATTGATGAGAGCAGAAGGTCTATCCCCATGCAACTCAAAGACAACGTGACTAAGCTTTTCATGTTTGATTTGATCTCTGGGAACTCTAAAAGTTTGGGGCATGTGTTGATTTCAAGAGTCTTCAGATTTCCCATCTGGACAATTGTTGGAAACATTCTAAGCTGCTCACAACCTGTTATACTTATGTCTTCAATACTTGTATGTCTTCCAAGTGATGAGTGAATCTCTTTTAACACATCACAAAGTTCAAGTTTCAACTTTTGAAGACATGGGAGCCCATCAAAATCTGGTGTGCTGAGTAGACTATCCATGCATTGGAGTACAAGAACTTTTAAATGTGGTAGAAGCTAATTAATATCAAGAGTTTATGAGAATTAGTATGATACAGATCAAACAACATAATTTAAAAAGGTAGGAAAAAGACCAAAAAAAACTTTGTTGGTAGAAAATTCCTAGTTTGCATTATATAATAGTAGGATGCAATATTAAATTAGTCATTACTGAACAACGACTTTTATATGTTAATCAATAACTGAATACCTTGTAACCCTTCCAAAGTTCTTTTTGAAGGCTCCAACACAGTTCCAAAACACCAAGCTTTATTGGTCTCCAACCATCTGGGAATGGACATCTGGGATAATATGTAAAGCTAATATATCGCAACTCATTTGAAAGAATATTAGGCCCTTCAATATTGTCAACTTCATTACGGCTTAGATATACATATAGCCACCTTAGTTTCTTCATGTTTGATAAATTCTTAAAGAAGAGTGATGAATAACTAGAACGACTAAAATATCTTATCCCTTTAATCTCGTCATTTTCCTGCAATGAAGGAGAAAACAATGTACAAATGTAGTTAGAGTATCTATATAACTATATTTTATAGGCATGCATGCACATAGATCATGTATTTCGAAAAATTAGATAGTTTAATATGTACCATTGTTTTATCCCCAAAACACATGTTTTCAATTTCTTCACTTTTCCAAAGTCTACTATGTTTTTCAGGATTGTTAGGATGTTCCCCTCTAACAATGTAATGTCCCATTTCTTGAACCAAGTCATGCATATCAAACCAAACACCATGACTATTATCCACAACAGTGATGAGAGCTTTTTGTCTCAACACCTTTATTCCTACATGAGGGTAATAACCACAAGCTTCAAATATATCCATAGTATCATCAACAATTCCTTCAATGTTTGTCCTCCTATAGAAACACACAATATCCAAAAATAATTCTTTCTCCGTAGGCCTAAGCCCATCATAACTAATTTTGAGTTGCTTCAAAATTTCAGTTTCTGGTATATCTTTTAATCTAGCCAAGGTACTCCTCCACTCTTTCTCGTTTTTGTCATATAGAAAAGAACCTATAACTTTGAGCGCTAATGGGAGCCCAGCAGCATAAGAAACCACACGTAAGGAAAGTTTCTCATAATCTGATACAGGGCTATTTTTGTTATATGCATGTTTAGTAAAAAGCACAATAGCCTCTTCATGTGATAATAATGTGACAGGAGACACATGGTCTACCTTGTGGGTTCTTAGCAAATGTTCATCTCTTGTAGTAATTATTATTCGGCTCCCACTACCAAACCAATAATGTGATCCGGCTAAAGCATCTAGTTGTTTAATGTCATCGACATCATCGAGAAGAATTAAGACTTTGCTACGACTTAACCTACTTCTTATCAAGCGCTTTCCTACTTCAACACTCTCTGATTTTATTTGTGTGTTCAAAAGACTTGATAGAACCTTTTCTTGGAGAGTTTTTAAGCCATGTTTGGTTGATTCTTCTCGAATATTGTCAACAATACAATGACCTTTAAAATTACTAGAGATTTTCATATAAAGAGAAGATGCAAGAGTAGTTTTACCACTACCCCCAACTCCCCATATTCCAACCATTCGCAcaccatctaacccaagttttaaTTGTGCTTCTAGTTCTTGCAAGCGAGCCTTCATCCCAACAAGGTCTTCATCAACGTCTGGAGTTAaggaaaacaacttatctgaaacTGCATCAACAATTTCTTTGATAGCTTTCGATTCATGCCTGCacaagatatatatatatatggataacTAGCCAAACTTCACACCAATTTATAAAGTGGTAATTTAGCCAACAAAATAAAGTGGTGAGTAAATCAAATAACCACTACACTTAACATCACAGGATTTGTTATCCTCTGAAGATGGATCATGGTATATACAAATCATAAAAAATATGACTCCAGCCAAATTTATTGATATGAAACTGTATTAATATGATTAACTAATAGACTTTTATAGAATAATTCTATTCactaaataaaattaaaacatgTTAAGGAAATATAAGCAAAGATATAAAATCCATGTTAATGAAATTATGGCTAGTGACAATCAAAACAATTAACAAGCTCAAGCTTCATTGTTTAACCAGATTAGTTCGTGCTAAATTAATGTATAAATTAGTCACTACCTTAAACAGATGTAAAACTTTTAAAAGGTATAAAATTCGAATTACCCGTTTGCAATGTTTTTGGGTTCCCATCCAGCAATTTCACTTGCACCAACAAGTGCTTTTCTCCATGATTCAACCTTGCCCATGTTCTCCATCTCATGTTTGGCAAATGCTTCCCCGAATTTTCTTTTCTGTTTCCTGACTTCTGAGGGAAGCACGTCATAAAATATGGGCATAACAGTTAGCCCTCTCTTATCCTTGCATTTCATAATATATGCAAGTTCTTCCAAACACCAGGAAGAGTCTGCGTAATTTTCTGAGAATACAACGACAGCAATCTGCGATCCTTTGATAGCCTCGAAGAGAGAAGGACGGATGGATTCACCTCGGGAAAGTGTTTCATCATCCTTGTAAGTAGATATTTTCCGATCTACAAGAGCCGAGTAGAGATGATCTACAAAAGTCTTGCGGGTATCTTCTCCTCTAAAACTAAGAAATACATCAAAATTACACGACTGAGAAGAAGAAAGCGCGGGTGCAGGGTGAGAATAAGACGATGAAGATGCCATCCATGTGCTCTAGATCGGTATAAGTGGAAACAAATCACAATTAAATACAAAAATCGGTGTGATTT
It encodes:
- the LOC110913177 gene encoding TMV resistance protein N isoform X2, translating into MASSSSYSHPAPALSSSQSCNFDVFLSFRGEDTRKTFVDHLYSALVDRKISTYKDDETLSRGESIRPSLFEAIKGSQIAVVVFSENYADSSWCLEELAYIMKCKDKRGLTVMPIFYDVLPSEVRKQKRKFGEAFAKHEMENMGKVESWRKALVGASEIAGWEPKNIANGHESKAIKEIVDAVSDKLFSLTPDVDEDLVGMKARLQELEAQLKLGLDGVRMVGIWGVGGSGKTTLASSLYMKISSNFKGHCIVDNIREESTKHGLKTLQEKVLSSLLNTQIKSESVEVGKRLIRSRLSRSKVLILLDDVDDIKQLDALAGSHYWFGSGSRIIITTRDEHLLRTHKVDHVSPVTLLSHEEAIVLFTKHAYNKNSPVSDYEKLSLRVVSYAAGLPLALKVIGSFLYDKNEKEWRSTLARLKDIPETEILKQLKISYDGLRPTEKELFLDIVCFYRRTNIEGIVDDTMDIFEACGYYPHVGIKVLRQKALITVVDNSHGVWFDMHDLVQEMGHYIVRGEHPNNPEKHSRLWKSEEIENMCFGDKTMENDEIKGIRYFSRSSYSSLFFKNLSNMKKLRWLYVYLSRNEVDNIEGPNILSNELRYISFTYYPRCPFPDGWRPIKLGVLELCWSLQKELWKGYKLLPHLKVLVLQCMDSLLSTPDFDGLPCLQKLKLELCDVLKEIHSSLGRHTSIEDISITGCEQLRMFPTIVQMGNLKTLEINTCPKLLEFPEIKSNMKSLVTLSLSCMGIDLLLSSIGERCANLVSLRLWRCFFLKSIDVNFYGLKHLEDFTLNGLDYMKMPDGLRISLRHWYGSRLSIWLQFVFPQLRKLDLRGCGLRDGEIPSGIGELYNLLELDLSGNDFTRLHISFSQLTRLELLRLNDCNQLVELPKLPSGCSN
- the LOC110913177 gene encoding TMV resistance protein N isoform X1 — translated: MASSSSYSHPAPALSSSQSCNFDVFLSFRGEDTRKTFVDHLYSALVDRKISTYKDDETLSRGESIRPSLFEAIKGSQIAVVVFSENYADSSWCLEELAYIMKCKDKRGLTVMPIFYDVLPSEVRKQKRKFGEAFAKHEMENMGKVESWRKALVGASEIAGWEPKNIANGHESKAIKEIVDAVSDKLFSLTPDVDEDLVGMKARLQELEAQLKLGLDGVRMVGIWGVGGSGKTTLASSLYMKISSNFKGHCIVDNIREESTKHGLKTLQEKVLSSLLNTQIKSESVEVGKRLIRSRLSRSKVLILLDDVDDIKQLDALAGSHYWFGSGSRIIITTRDEHLLRTHKVDHVSPVTLLSHEEAIVLFTKHAYNKNSPVSDYEKLSLRVVSYAAGLPLALKVIGSFLYDKNEKEWRSTLARLKDIPETEILKQLKISYDGLRPTEKELFLDIVCFYRRTNIEGIVDDTMDIFEACGYYPHVGIKVLRQKALITVVDNSHGVWFDMHDLVQEMGHYIVRGEHPNNPEKHSRLWKSEEIENMCFGDKTMENDEIKGIRYFSRSSYSSLFFKNLSNMKKLRWLYVYLSRNEVDNIEGPNILSNELRYISFTYYPRCPFPDGWRPIKLGVLELCWSLQKELWKGYKLLPHLKVLVLQCMDSLLSTPDFDGLPCLQKLKLELCDVLKEIHSSLGRHTSIEDISITGCEQLRMFPTIVQMGNLKTLEINTCPKLLEFPEIKSNMKSLVTLSLSCMGIDLLLSSIGERCANLVSLRLWRCFFLKSIDVNFYGLKHLEDFTLNGLDYMKMPDGLRISLRHWYGSRLSIWLQFVFPQLRKLDLRGCGLRDGEIPSGIGELYNLLELDLSGNDFTRLHISFSQLTRLELLRLNDCNQLVELPKLPSGIVILEADSCKSLATVGDLYTNCKRLCHVSIMKGVLIEGERLLDSMLQAKTIENQSMFLCVEGLGIAKEFMPPLVRGGTCRLKLPKNWCSDFCGFLMCAVVTAEFSDYHSSIVMSMDHMMSGGMYYADDVIWEEGDNDRITSVWYVSFASLRHTAWWNEIYQEVLFSIHLHDYVCSGVGVRLVARKSGSYGLTETSPTQEYEISKYAPNFKIGHDSQYALECGFLLWEGMPLLFSPLPKADCLQ